The Oryza glaberrima chromosome 5, OglaRS2, whole genome shotgun sequence DNA segment CTCACCGTGTCGGCGCTCGTGCCATcgctgcgcccgccgccgtgccgcggcGAGGCCGTGGCCGTGGCAGGGGAAGCTTGCCAGCGCGCGACCCCGTGGCAGCTGCTCGTCCTCTACCTGTCTCTGCTCTGCACGTCCGTCGGCACCGGCGGCACGCGGCCGTGCGTCATGGCGTTCGGCGCCGACCAGTTCGAGCTGGGCaagccaccgcggcggcgacccggcgaGGCCAGCGCGCCGAGGTGGAGCTTCTTCAACCTCTACTTCTTCGGCGTTGAGCTCGCCAAGCTGGTGGCCGTGACGGCGGTGGTGTACATCCAGGAGAacgtggggtgggggtgggggctcGGCGTCCCGACCATCGCCATGCTCGCCGCGGTTACCGCGTTCGTGGCGGGCTACCCGCTCTACGTCAAGATGGCTCCCGGTGGCAGCCCGCTGACGCGGCTGGCCCAGGTCGCCGTCGCGGCTTTCCGGAAGAGAAACGTGGCCGTGCCGGACGATCCTGGCCTCCTTCACGACGACAaggagctcgacgccggcgtCTCCACCACCGGCCGGCTGCTCCACACCAACCAGCTCACGTAGGTCCCCGTGTTTCACATCAACTCTCCAACTCTAAATTATCTATGCATGTGtgtgatttatctttttaagaTTTTTTGACCGGGCTGCGGTTGTCACTGACGGCGAcatggagggaggcggcggcgcacggccgtGGCGGCTGTCGACGGTGCACCGGGTGGAGGAGCTCAAGTCGATCATCCGCATGCTGCCCATCTGGGCCGCGGGGATCCTGCTGGTCACGTCGGCCTCGCACAACCACAGCTTCGCCATCCAGCAGGCGCGCACCATGGACAGGCGCGTCACGGCGAGCCTGGAGATACCGCCGGCGTCCATGCTGATCTTCTCCAACGTCGCCATGCTCGCCACCCTGGCGCTCTACGACCGCGCGCTGGTGCCCCGGCTGCGCCGCCTCACGGGGCACCCCGCCGGGATCACGCACCTCCAGCGCACGGGCGTTGGCCTCGCCATCAGCGCCGTGAGcaacgccgtggcggcggccgtcgaggggaggaggcggcgcgccgcggcgagccaCGGCCTCCTCGACGAGCCCGGCGCCACCGTGCCGATGAGCGTGCTCTGGATGGCGCCGCAGTACGCCATCCACGGCGCGGCCGACGCGTTCATGGACGTCGGCCGCATGGAGTTCCTGTACGACCAGGCGCCCGAGGGCAtgcggagcacggcggcggcgctgtacTGGCTGACCATGTCGGCGGGGAGCTACATGGGCACGCTGCTGGTGACGGTGGTGCACGAGAGGACCAGAGGCGAAGGGGAGTGGCTCCAGGACAACCTCAACCGGGGGAGGCTGGACCGCTACTACTGGCTCGTGGTGACGCTGCAGGTGATCAACGTCGTCTACTTCGTCATCTGCGCCAAGCTGTACACCTACAAGAAGCTAGAAACAGTCGATGGAGTGAGCACAGGGGAGAGAAATGACATAGTTGATGATCAGGAGAATgcaggggagagagatgagaaaggAAGCGATGTAAAAGATGTAGAGCTTCAGCCTCTGCTACTATCGGATGTAACGCTCCCATAGAGATGTTTTTAGAGATTTTGGGGGTGTGATTTTTTTCACTGGGAGGCAACTGTTAGTGCCGAGCTCCCCCTCTCTCAGCCGTCGTGCTCCATGTTAggtttaataaaactaatttgatattttaagtgtcgctaaatttttctataaacatggTCAAATTTAACAAAGTTTCAAACGActaataatatgaaacaaagggagtacatTGTAAGATGAAGATGGTTGCAATTAGTTCTCCGTAGAAAATCAAATGGGGAAAACAAGTACCCACTAGGTTTAGCGGGGGCAGCAATGACCGTCTCCTGGTAACCCACGAAGACCCATGTCCAAATACAAATTATTAAATTCTTAAGGTCCAATCGACCTATGATTAGTGGATAAATGATAATCTTGTGTTCTTGTCACGtggattatatatattgatatgtcgATTTAATGTGTGGATGGTATGTATTGCATCATATATGCGATTTGAGATGTAGATATTGTTTTAAGTGGAGAACTGGAGATGATGGATCATGGGATCAATTCCCGCACGGGATGGTGATAGAAAAATTGTTCCCCGTTATAATTGGCAGGGACGGAATGGGAATGTATTTCCGTAATGAGTTCCTCTGTAGTTGACTGCACCGTActtttgtcactgacatgtggaagGATCCTGATCCGCCACGACACCTTTGTCTCGCTGTTGACACTGGCCATCGCTAGCCGGCCGTCTTTGCCAACACTATCACATACACCCTCCgtcaaaagagagagagagagtaatttCTGACTATGAATCTGGAAACAACCTATGTCTAGATTTGTAActagaaatttattttttttcatgagatGGAGAAAGTAGATGCAAGTATGTACTATTTTCACCTTCTCATAAAGAAAAGTTTATTTTCTACTCCATACCAGTaaaaatatatgcataaaaACAAGTATATCCTCTTATGTTGGAGGTCCTTTGCTTACCCAATAGTATATCACTACACTCGTTTCCTTCCATTAAATATTAGGGGCTTTCAGCGCCAGTTTTTATATATTGAAGACAGAATTCTGGTCAATCAAAATGCAGTAAAATTCGGAACTTACTCATCAATGTAAATATGTAATAAGATGATGACTGACAATTATTAAACAAAAACTGAACGATCGAAGCCTACCTCGGATGGGAACGGCCCAGGATAGTCAAGATATATCAGGTTGATGCCTACCTCAGATAAAACCATGTACACTATTGCCAGCATTATATTAGAAGTCCGGATGATCGCaggttattttttaataatatgaaCCAGATCCTGCTAACTACATAAAAATATGTTAGCAATCATTTCTCATTGTAGATACAGAGGTTTGCATTAGTATAGCTGAGTTCCAAAAGGGCGCGTATTGTTAATTTCTAACCATATATATCTACCTCGCGAAAATATAAAGAAGACTGCAGATGAAACTGGGGGATGAGGTATCTGTAAAGTGCAATCGAACTGGCTGAGAAATGTAGAAgatcaagaaaaatatttattcgtAAAGAAGCACTCGAGACATTCACATAAAATTTGTGGGCAACATTATTGAATAATCTACAAGATTAAAATGCCGTCCTCTAAGTTaattattatattgttattCCTAGCCTAGAAATTTCACTAGTTTATTACATAGCGACATGGTATAGACTCCTATAATCCTATAGCACCTTTGATGTCATTTACATAGTACATACTCGCTCAATATTTTCTATGACTGCACTCATTACAACTTCTCTACATAAGGAGTTTTCCTAGGCAATTTGCTACCACGGTGAATTTATCTTTCAATATCTGATACCTACAATCAACTAATTACGCATCCATACTCAATATTTTACGAAGCCTTTTTGATTTTGTGCTTTGCCAAGAGTTGACTCTATATCGCCATGGAATAGAGAAAGCTGTTTGGCTAAAGCAAAACCACAATACATACCATCCACAGAAGCACTTAATATACCCCCTGCATAGCCAGCACCTTCCCCAATAGGATACAGCCCTTGCAGTGATGTGCTCTCATATGTACCGGTATTTCGTGAAATTTGCAATGGGGAGCTTGTTCTTGTCTGGAAACAGGTAGAAAAttgcaataaataaaataaaagtaaatcGTAGTTGAAAAGATAGAATTATAGTTAAAAGGTAGGTGACATGAATAGAAGTCCAAAGAAACGGTGAAGTATTGGAGTGCTTTCTAAGAAATTATCTTGTGCATTGAACAGTTCAACAGGTCATCAGGGTGTGAAGGGCGACAACACAGTAGAAGAGACTCAGTATAATTAATTTCTCATGCAGCAGATACTGCACAACTTAGGAAAGAAAAGGGGAATCCTACATGACTATGGTTTACACAAAACAGTGAACATGGAAAGAAACTGAATGTACTCCATACAGGAAATGTTTTCCGTTTAAGGGGTTATTAATTCTAAGAGCAATGTAGcaacaggaaaagaaaaacgtaGGTACAGTCATAGCGAATATGGAGAAGAAATGATAACTGATAAGGACATCAATGTTAAATATAGCTCAGGGATAGAGATAAATGCGATAACTGAAGTCACAAGAGAAGGTTCAGTGGAAGGTGGATGCAGCTCAATGAGAGGTATCTTTACAATGGCAATAAGTATAGGTCAGGGAATCTAGGGGTGAATCCAGTAGCTAAAAGCCTAGAACCCTGGTATAGTTGCTATGTCAAAAAATATTGGTGATTATTTCAAAGTAGAGAAATCAGAGCATCCAGGGAGACCCACGAACCAGCATTGGACCTCTTTAGGGAAAGTTGGAagctaaaaaaatcaatgttcCCAATCTCATAAAGTGTGGATTTTATTGCCTTGCCTTGCCAGGCTTTTTTCCATTTCATAAACTATGATATAATGGCTTTACCGCCTTAAGCTTTGCCCAAATAAAATTAACTAAGAAGAAGGATTCAGTGTGTAGGCTAGATCCAAAGAGATTGGCTGTAAATCATAAGCGACAAGTTTGTAAACATATGGGCACGTTGCTCTGAGATTAAGTAATGCTACCGTCCAATGCTCAGGCATTGGTGGGATTGGAGTCATTGGACTAACACTAGACTCTTTGATGTTAAACAATTGGTTTCAGGATTTAATGAATGAACCACAATAAATTCTATGGAAATAGACTGATGAAAAATTTCGAGCTTGCATATGAATTTGCATACCTCGACACCATGAAGTAATGCCTCACTAGATACAAATCCTGGCATCTGAAAATATTGGGTTGCAATGTCAGAGAGATGGTATTTAAAAccacagaagaagaaaaaatagtgTGTGTCAAACCTCTTCCTCAATCATTATTATTGATTGTTGTAGAACTTCAGTTATGTGCGAAGGGAATAGCTCATGGAGTTTGGATGGCCGAACTCCCAGCCTATAGCTTGATGGTGGGAGAGTTGTAACTGGAACAGATAATAAAGTTAATTAATAAGAAGAAAAGTATGTACTCCGTATCTTTACCACCTAATAAAATCTTAGTACCTGACAATCTGTTACTGAGAAAATCTGTGACACACTGTGCAGGAACAACGAAATTCCCACCCCCCATGGTAGCTGCTCTTCTTTCAAATTCTCTCTGTTTCCATGAACATATACTTGTTAAACTTGCATTTTTGGGAATTGAACACTAAAGCAAGGAAG contains these protein-coding regions:
- the LOC127774544 gene encoding protein NRT1/ PTR FAMILY 3.1-like — translated: MSEEESNDDAGEQMPQQGGIKTMPFILANDFCDRFATIGFNANLITYLTAEMHLPLVEASNTLTNFHGASNLTPIVGGLIADSFAGRFWTIAAGSVAYQLGMVGLTVSALVPSLRPPPCRGEAVAVAGEACQRATPWQLLVLYLSLLCTSVGTGGTRPCVMAFGADQFELGKPPRRRPGEASAPRWSFFNLYFFGVELAKLVAVTAVVYIQENVGWGWGLGVPTIAMLAAVTAFVAGYPLYVKMAPGGSPLTRLAQVAVAAFRKRNVAVPDDPGLLHDDKELDAGVSTTGRLLHTNQLTFFDRAAVVTDGDMEGGGGARPWRLSTVHRVEELKSIIRMLPIWAAGILLVTSASHNHSFAIQQARTMDRRVTASLEIPPASMLIFSNVAMLATLALYDRALVPRLRRLTGHPAGITHLQRTGVGLAISAVSNAVAAAVEGRRRRAAASHGLLDEPGATVPMSVLWMAPQYAIHGAADAFMDVGRMEFLYDQAPEGMRSTAAALYWLTMSAGSYMGTLLVTVVHERTRGEGEWLQDNLNRGRLDRYYWLVVTLQVINVVYFVICAKLYTYKKLETVDGVSTGERNDIVDDQENAGERDEKGSDVKDVELQPLLLSDVTLP